In the Salmo trutta chromosome 33, fSalTru1.1, whole genome shotgun sequence genome, one interval contains:
- the LOC115172383 gene encoding zinc finger protein 839 isoform X2 — MADNEDESDVSSTTTGADHGTIYEVQCVSGLTGNETSTELENQNQVGEKCIEAQGLTDFLQSCTKEETFVAKDSQVVVSQTDGNEQQPEENITSIVETSGIANGAEYSTVSADFVNALAPGTTIIYVQPDGSFVEGSGLTAEEQQQLVEQLAKQQLVTVTESEAVRLFEQNQVIKTLPTTSSQTQYTIPNTALAPNELQQVLEQVIKSQQSMAQTPKESEQVVTTLDPTTGLFTTVAASEITVGTPHPLVTMQNASQQLKKVAKQVALQSHNGTRLVPKKETIRIQVQMPSGKQEVKGPTQATISIPQPKNLALTSQGQQVKVSTNGSVSSSPQIIHITPMVGQQQYFLQQNPGDPPIQLLLQSSTPVVGSLVPIVHKLPIPVQTPVQQPSGKAPVNGTAVKPATAAATTSVSVPASTVEKVKRVKARVKKAPNIKTRSGRVSRPPKYKVKDYKFIKTEDLAEGHQSDSDDYSEISVEEDEDGEDSKKGAASMSYSHKRKAFQCETCDKAYIGHGGLSRHYRLNPSHGELKSPPEGTPKTDSPGKRAGAGAEHKKPTEESNAHSVKNTSVPEKSDATEKTAAATSTTQQKVDTTAAQGVAASTRQAVGQVVVQARGPGRPRGRGRPPTKGLPTVAAHPAVRRGRRGRPPKLGGGVASVEQQAQRRKARLKEVTHECDNEELMETVLPRLAKVMTVWEFLLMKVEKGRQPKAQFSDVYREFEQLHSQVKKMAQDYISNPQQGVHTALEVHNVDVAKSLGIVDEVNRLKVLNPPTQQNVTNMATKNVRYMENSKMLPPTKRFKMENRVGVQIHQNGIETSKIESSEAKVENTASTSMKDNSPQTQAPTKSPAGPQATQAAIVKPQVVSSNPETNVTPMELIQDHLSNSMTESIDSAGGEETMETGQGASGTEPTEVLSTSDMGPQATQTAIVKPQVVSSNPETNVTPMELIQDHLSNSMTETVDSAGGEAMETCQGASGTEPTEVLSTTDIADQMKELEKALATDPVPVDQQPRSSSTQPHQPNRTLVQQSGLTQAVSTSSGGQVVVQETQEGQEIYIQTEGLTMHLAEGQEGDMASERIVIVNGPDGTTMHIRAPEGVPLEAVHALLGIEAEGKTQQ; from the exons ATGGCGGACAACGAGGATGAGAGCGATGTGTCAAGTACAACAACAGGGGCAGATCATGGTACAATATatgaagttcaatgtgtttctggATTGACTGGAAATGAAACCTCTACAGAATTGGAAAACCAGAACCAAGTCGGCGAGAAATGTATTGAAGCGCAGGGCTTGACAGATTTCCTGCAAAGCTGCACAAAAGAGGAGACATTCGTTGCAAAGGACTCCCAAGTGGTTGTCAGCCAAACTGATGGAAATGAACAACAACCTGAAGAAAACATAACGTCTATTGTTGAGACTTCAGGTATTGCAAATGGTGCAGAGTATTCTACAGTCAGTGCTGACTTTGTAAACGCTCTCGCACCTGGAACCACCATTATTTATGTGCAACCGGATGGTAGTTTTGTTGAGGGATCAGGTCTGACTGCAGAGGAGCAGCAACAGCTAGTGGAGCAGTTGGCCAAACAGCAGCTTGTCACAGTGACAGAGAGTGAGGCTGTTCGCCTGTTTGAACAAAATCAAGTCATCAAAACACTCCCTACTACTTCATCACAGACACAGTATACTATTCCAAATACAGCACTGGCTCCCAATGAGCTGCAACAAGTGCTAGAGCAAGTGATCAAATCTCAGCAATCCATGGCCCAGACACCCAAGGAATCGGAGCAGGTTGTGACCACTCTGGACCCCACAACTGGCTTGTTCACGACTGTTGCAGCTTCAGAGATTACAGTAGGAACCCCACATCCACTGGTCACTATGCAGAATGCATCACAGCAGCTGAAGAAGGTTGCGAAACAAGTGGCACTTCAGTCCCACAATGGTACGCGCCTGGTCCCGAAAAAG GAAACCATCAGAATCCAAGTCCAGATGCCCTCTGGAAAGCAGGAGGTGAAAGGACCTACGCAGGCTACCATTTCAATCCCCCAACCGAAGAACTTGGCTTTGACGAGTCAAGGCCAGCAGGTCAAAGTGTCTACAAATGGCAGTGTGAGCAGCAGCCCCCAGATCATCCACATCACACCCATGGTTGGACAGCAACAGTACTTCCTACAGCAGAACCCTGGAGACCCTCCCATTCAGCTGCTTCTGCAGAGTTCAACCCCTGTGGTTGGCAGCCTGGTTCCCATTGTGCATAAACTGCCCATAcctgttcagaccccagtccagcAGCCTTCTGGTAAGGCCCCGGTCAATGGCACAGCAGTTAAACCTGCCACTGCTGCTGCCACCAcgtctgtctctgtcccagccTCCACAGTGGAAAAAGTTAAAAGGGTCAAAGCCAGAGTGAAGAAGGCACCGAATATCAAAACGCGTTCCGGGAGGGTGTCCCGACCGCCCAAGTACAAGGTGAAGGACTATAAGTTCATCAAGACAGAGGATTTGGCCGAGGGCCATCAGTCAGATTCTGATGATTACTCTGAGATCAGTgtggaggaagatgaggatgGCGAGGATAGTAAAAAGGGAGCAGCATCTATGAGTTACAGTCACAAGCGGAAGGCCTTTCAATGTGAAACGTGCGATAAAGCTTACATAGGCCACGGAGGTCTGTCCAGACACTACAGGCTGAATCCCTCTCACGGTGAACTGAAGTCCCCTCCTGAAGGGACCCCTAAAACGGACAGCCCTGGTAAGAGAGCAGGTGCTGGGGCCGAACATAAGAAGCCGACTGAAGAGAGTAATGCCCACAGTGTTAAAAATACATCAGTTCCTGAGAAAAGTGATGCCACAGAGAAAACAGCTGCTGCAACGTCAACCACTCAACAAAAA GTGGATACCACGGCAGCCCAAGGAGTAGCAGCTTCTACCAGACAGGCAGTGGGCCAGGTAGTGGTCCAGGCTCGGGGACCAGGGAGGCCCAGAGGACGGGGCAGACCACCTACCAAAGGCCTGCCGACGGTTGCAGCACACCCAGCAGTGAGACGGGGGCGACGGGGCCGACCCCCAAAGCTAGGAGGGGGAGTAGCCAGTGTGGAGCAGCAGGCCCAGAGAAGGAAAGCACGGCTGAAAGAG GTGACACACGAGTGTGATAATGAAGAACTGATGGAGACTGTGCTCCCTCGTCTGGCTAAGGTCATGACTGTCTGGGAGTTCCTCTTGATGAAG GTGGAGAAGGGGCGGCAACCCAAAGCCCAGTTCTCGGATGTCTACCGGGAGTTTGAGCAGCTCCACAGCCAGGTGAAGAAGATGGCCCAGGACTATATCAGTAACCCTCAGCAGGGTGTCCACACGGCCTTGGAGGTCCACAATGTAGAT GTTGCCAAATCTCTTGGCATCGTCGATGAGGTGAACCGGTTGAAAGTCCTCAACCCTCCAACGCAGCAGAATGTCACTAACATGGCAACCAAGAATGTCCGCTACATGGAG aaTTCTAAAATGTTACCTCCAACGAAGAGATTTAAAATGGAAAACCGGGTTGGTGTTCAAATCCATCAGAACGGCATTGAGACTTCCAAAATAG AATCCAGTGAGGCCAAAGTAGAGAACACCGCATCAACAAGCATGAAGGACAATTCACCACAAACTCAGGCACCCACCAAGAGCCCCGCGGGCCCTCAAGCCACTCAGGCTGCTATTGTCAAACCACAGGTTGTCTCATCTAACCCAGAGACGAACGTAACACCCATGGAACTGATCCAGGATCACTTATCCAACAGCATGACAGAGTCGATTGAttcagcaggaggagaggagaccatgGAGACAGGTCAGGGTGCGTCTGGTACGGAACCAACCGAGGTCCTGAGCACCAGTGACATGGGCCCTCAAGCCACTCAGACTGCTATTGTCAAACCACAGGTTGTCTCATCTAACCCAGAGACGAACGTAACACCCATGGAACTGATCCAGGATCACTTATCCAACAGCATGACAGAGACTGTTGACTCAGCGGGAGGAGAGGCCATGGAGACTTGTCAGGGTGCGTCTGGTACAGAACcaactgaggtcctgagcaccaCTGACATAGCAGATCAGATGAAAGAGTTAGAGAAGGCCTTGGCCACAGACCCAGTTCCAGTAGATCAGCAGCCCAGGAGTAGTAGCACTCAGCCTCATCAGCCCAACCGTACCCTGGTCCAGCAGAGTGGCCTGACCCAGGCTGTCTCCACCTCCAGTGGAGGCCAGGTAGTGGTTCAGGAGACCCAGGAAGGCCAGGAGATCTACATCCAGACCGAGGGGCTCACCATGCACCTAGCAGAGGGCCAGGAGGGCGACATGGCCTCTGAGCGCATCGTCATCGTCAACGGGCCTGACGGCACCACCATGCACATCCGCGCCCCTGAAGGAGTCCCTCTGGAAGCAGTCCATGCCCTGCTTGGTATTGAGGCTGAGGGGAAAACACAGCAGTGA
- the LOC115172383 gene encoding zinc finger protein 839 isoform X3 codes for MPSGKQEVKGPTQATISIPQPKNLALTSQGQQVKVSTNGSVSSSPQIIHITPMVGQQQYFLQQNPGDPPIQLLLQSSTPVVGSLVPIVHKLPIPVQTPVQQPSGKAPVNGTAVKPATAAATTSVSVPASTVEKVKRVKARVKKAPNIKTRSGRVSRPPKYKVKDYKFIKTEDLAEGHQSDSDDYSEISVEEDEDGEDSKKGAASMSYSHKRKAFQCETCDKAYIGHGGLSRHYRLNPSHGELKSPPEGTPKTDSPGKRAGAGAEHKKPTEESNAHSVKNTSVPEKSDATEKTAAATSTTQQKVDTTAAQGVAASTRQAVGQVVVQARGPGRPRGRGRPPTKGLPTVAAHPAVRRGRRGRPPKLGGGVASVEQQAQRRKARLKEVTHECDNEELMETVLPRLAKVMTVWEFLLMKVEKGRQPKAQFSDVYREFEQLHSQVKKMAQDYISNPQQGVHTALEVHNVDVAKSLGIVDEVNRLKVLNPPTQQNVTNMATKNVRYMENSKMLPPTKRFKMENRVGVQIHQNGIETSKIESSEAKVENTASTSMKDNSPQTQAPTKSPAGPQATQAAIVKPQVVSSNPETNVTPMELIQDHLSNSMTESIDSAGGEETMETGQGASGTEPTEVLSTSDMGPQATQTAIVKPQVVSSNPETNVTPMELIQDHLSNSMTETVDSAGGEAMETCQGASGTEPTEVLSTTDIADQMKELEKALATDPVPVDQQPRSSSTQPHQPNRTLVQQSGLTQAVSTSSGGQVVVQETQEGQEIYIQTEGLTMHLAEGQEGDMASERIVIVNGPDGTTMHIRAPEGVPLEAVHALLGIEAEGKTQQ; via the exons ATGCCCTCTGGAAAGCAGGAGGTGAAAGGACCTACGCAGGCTACCATTTCAATCCCCCAACCGAAGAACTTGGCTTTGACGAGTCAAGGCCAGCAGGTCAAAGTGTCTACAAATGGCAGTGTGAGCAGCAGCCCCCAGATCATCCACATCACACCCATGGTTGGACAGCAACAGTACTTCCTACAGCAGAACCCTGGAGACCCTCCCATTCAGCTGCTTCTGCAGAGTTCAACCCCTGTGGTTGGCAGCCTGGTTCCCATTGTGCATAAACTGCCCATAcctgttcagaccccagtccagcAGCCTTCTGGTAAGGCCCCGGTCAATGGCACAGCAGTTAAACCTGCCACTGCTGCTGCCACCAcgtctgtctctgtcccagccTCCACAGTGGAAAAAGTTAAAAGGGTCAAAGCCAGAGTGAAGAAGGCACCGAATATCAAAACGCGTTCCGGGAGGGTGTCCCGACCGCCCAAGTACAAGGTGAAGGACTATAAGTTCATCAAGACAGAGGATTTGGCCGAGGGCCATCAGTCAGATTCTGATGATTACTCTGAGATCAGTgtggaggaagatgaggatgGCGAGGATAGTAAAAAGGGAGCAGCATCTATGAGTTACAGTCACAAGCGGAAGGCCTTTCAATGTGAAACGTGCGATAAAGCTTACATAGGCCACGGAGGTCTGTCCAGACACTACAGGCTGAATCCCTCTCACGGTGAACTGAAGTCCCCTCCTGAAGGGACCCCTAAAACGGACAGCCCTGGTAAGAGAGCAGGTGCTGGGGCCGAACATAAGAAGCCGACTGAAGAGAGTAATGCCCACAGTGTTAAAAATACATCAGTTCCTGAGAAAAGTGATGCCACAGAGAAAACAGCTGCTGCAACGTCAACCACTCAACAAAAA GTGGATACCACGGCAGCCCAAGGAGTAGCAGCTTCTACCAGACAGGCAGTGGGCCAGGTAGTGGTCCAGGCTCGGGGACCAGGGAGGCCCAGAGGACGGGGCAGACCACCTACCAAAGGCCTGCCGACGGTTGCAGCACACCCAGCAGTGAGACGGGGGCGACGGGGCCGACCCCCAAAGCTAGGAGGGGGAGTAGCCAGTGTGGAGCAGCAGGCCCAGAGAAGGAAAGCACGGCTGAAAGAG GTGACACACGAGTGTGATAATGAAGAACTGATGGAGACTGTGCTCCCTCGTCTGGCTAAGGTCATGACTGTCTGGGAGTTCCTCTTGATGAAG GTGGAGAAGGGGCGGCAACCCAAAGCCCAGTTCTCGGATGTCTACCGGGAGTTTGAGCAGCTCCACAGCCAGGTGAAGAAGATGGCCCAGGACTATATCAGTAACCCTCAGCAGGGTGTCCACACGGCCTTGGAGGTCCACAATGTAGAT GTTGCCAAATCTCTTGGCATCGTCGATGAGGTGAACCGGTTGAAAGTCCTCAACCCTCCAACGCAGCAGAATGTCACTAACATGGCAACCAAGAATGTCCGCTACATGGAG aaTTCTAAAATGTTACCTCCAACGAAGAGATTTAAAATGGAAAACCGGGTTGGTGTTCAAATCCATCAGAACGGCATTGAGACTTCCAAAATAG AATCCAGTGAGGCCAAAGTAGAGAACACCGCATCAACAAGCATGAAGGACAATTCACCACAAACTCAGGCACCCACCAAGAGCCCCGCGGGCCCTCAAGCCACTCAGGCTGCTATTGTCAAACCACAGGTTGTCTCATCTAACCCAGAGACGAACGTAACACCCATGGAACTGATCCAGGATCACTTATCCAACAGCATGACAGAGTCGATTGAttcagcaggaggagaggagaccatgGAGACAGGTCAGGGTGCGTCTGGTACGGAACCAACCGAGGTCCTGAGCACCAGTGACATGGGCCCTCAAGCCACTCAGACTGCTATTGTCAAACCACAGGTTGTCTCATCTAACCCAGAGACGAACGTAACACCCATGGAACTGATCCAGGATCACTTATCCAACAGCATGACAGAGACTGTTGACTCAGCGGGAGGAGAGGCCATGGAGACTTGTCAGGGTGCGTCTGGTACAGAACcaactgaggtcctgagcaccaCTGACATAGCAGATCAGATGAAAGAGTTAGAGAAGGCCTTGGCCACAGACCCAGTTCCAGTAGATCAGCAGCCCAGGAGTAGTAGCACTCAGCCTCATCAGCCCAACCGTACCCTGGTCCAGCAGAGTGGCCTGACCCAGGCTGTCTCCACCTCCAGTGGAGGCCAGGTAGTGGTTCAGGAGACCCAGGAAGGCCAGGAGATCTACATCCAGACCGAGGGGCTCACCATGCACCTAGCAGAGGGCCAGGAGGGCGACATGGCCTCTGAGCGCATCGTCATCGTCAACGGGCCTGACGGCACCACCATGCACATCCGCGCCCCTGAAGGAGTCCCTCTGGAAGCAGTCCATGCCCTGCTTGGTATTGAGGCTGAGGGGAAAACACAGCAGTGA
- the LOC115172383 gene encoding zinc finger protein 839 isoform X1 produces the protein MADNEDESDVSSTTTGADHGTIYEVQCVSGLTGNETSTELENQNQVGEKCIEAQGLTDFLQSCTKEETFVAKDSQVVVSQTDGNEQQPEENITSIVETSGIANGAEYSTVSADFVNALAPGTTIIYVQPDGSFVEGSGLTAEEQQQLVEQLAKQQLVTVTESEAVRLFEQNQVIKTLPTTSSQTQYTIPNTALAPNELQQVLEQVIKSQQSMAQTPKESEQVVTTLDPTTGLFTTVAASEITVGTPHPLVTMQNASQQLKKVAKQVALQSHNGTRLVPKKQETIRIQVQMPSGKQEVKGPTQATISIPQPKNLALTSQGQQVKVSTNGSVSSSPQIIHITPMVGQQQYFLQQNPGDPPIQLLLQSSTPVVGSLVPIVHKLPIPVQTPVQQPSGKAPVNGTAVKPATAAATTSVSVPASTVEKVKRVKARVKKAPNIKTRSGRVSRPPKYKVKDYKFIKTEDLAEGHQSDSDDYSEISVEEDEDGEDSKKGAASMSYSHKRKAFQCETCDKAYIGHGGLSRHYRLNPSHGELKSPPEGTPKTDSPGKRAGAGAEHKKPTEESNAHSVKNTSVPEKSDATEKTAAATSTTQQKVDTTAAQGVAASTRQAVGQVVVQARGPGRPRGRGRPPTKGLPTVAAHPAVRRGRRGRPPKLGGGVASVEQQAQRRKARLKEVTHECDNEELMETVLPRLAKVMTVWEFLLMKVEKGRQPKAQFSDVYREFEQLHSQVKKMAQDYISNPQQGVHTALEVHNVDVAKSLGIVDEVNRLKVLNPPTQQNVTNMATKNVRYMENSKMLPPTKRFKMENRVGVQIHQNGIETSKIESSEAKVENTASTSMKDNSPQTQAPTKSPAGPQATQAAIVKPQVVSSNPETNVTPMELIQDHLSNSMTESIDSAGGEETMETGQGASGTEPTEVLSTSDMGPQATQTAIVKPQVVSSNPETNVTPMELIQDHLSNSMTETVDSAGGEAMETCQGASGTEPTEVLSTTDIADQMKELEKALATDPVPVDQQPRSSSTQPHQPNRTLVQQSGLTQAVSTSSGGQVVVQETQEGQEIYIQTEGLTMHLAEGQEGDMASERIVIVNGPDGTTMHIRAPEGVPLEAVHALLGIEAEGKTQQ, from the exons ATGGCGGACAACGAGGATGAGAGCGATGTGTCAAGTACAACAACAGGGGCAGATCATGGTACAATATatgaagttcaatgtgtttctggATTGACTGGAAATGAAACCTCTACAGAATTGGAAAACCAGAACCAAGTCGGCGAGAAATGTATTGAAGCGCAGGGCTTGACAGATTTCCTGCAAAGCTGCACAAAAGAGGAGACATTCGTTGCAAAGGACTCCCAAGTGGTTGTCAGCCAAACTGATGGAAATGAACAACAACCTGAAGAAAACATAACGTCTATTGTTGAGACTTCAGGTATTGCAAATGGTGCAGAGTATTCTACAGTCAGTGCTGACTTTGTAAACGCTCTCGCACCTGGAACCACCATTATTTATGTGCAACCGGATGGTAGTTTTGTTGAGGGATCAGGTCTGACTGCAGAGGAGCAGCAACAGCTAGTGGAGCAGTTGGCCAAACAGCAGCTTGTCACAGTGACAGAGAGTGAGGCTGTTCGCCTGTTTGAACAAAATCAAGTCATCAAAACACTCCCTACTACTTCATCACAGACACAGTATACTATTCCAAATACAGCACTGGCTCCCAATGAGCTGCAACAAGTGCTAGAGCAAGTGATCAAATCTCAGCAATCCATGGCCCAGACACCCAAGGAATCGGAGCAGGTTGTGACCACTCTGGACCCCACAACTGGCTTGTTCACGACTGTTGCAGCTTCAGAGATTACAGTAGGAACCCCACATCCACTGGTCACTATGCAGAATGCATCACAGCAGCTGAAGAAGGTTGCGAAACAAGTGGCACTTCAGTCCCACAATGGTACGCGCCTGGTCCCGAAAAAG CAGGAAACCATCAGAATCCAAGTCCAGATGCCCTCTGGAAAGCAGGAGGTGAAAGGACCTACGCAGGCTACCATTTCAATCCCCCAACCGAAGAACTTGGCTTTGACGAGTCAAGGCCAGCAGGTCAAAGTGTCTACAAATGGCAGTGTGAGCAGCAGCCCCCAGATCATCCACATCACACCCATGGTTGGACAGCAACAGTACTTCCTACAGCAGAACCCTGGAGACCCTCCCATTCAGCTGCTTCTGCAGAGTTCAACCCCTGTGGTTGGCAGCCTGGTTCCCATTGTGCATAAACTGCCCATAcctgttcagaccccagtccagcAGCCTTCTGGTAAGGCCCCGGTCAATGGCACAGCAGTTAAACCTGCCACTGCTGCTGCCACCAcgtctgtctctgtcccagccTCCACAGTGGAAAAAGTTAAAAGGGTCAAAGCCAGAGTGAAGAAGGCACCGAATATCAAAACGCGTTCCGGGAGGGTGTCCCGACCGCCCAAGTACAAGGTGAAGGACTATAAGTTCATCAAGACAGAGGATTTGGCCGAGGGCCATCAGTCAGATTCTGATGATTACTCTGAGATCAGTgtggaggaagatgaggatgGCGAGGATAGTAAAAAGGGAGCAGCATCTATGAGTTACAGTCACAAGCGGAAGGCCTTTCAATGTGAAACGTGCGATAAAGCTTACATAGGCCACGGAGGTCTGTCCAGACACTACAGGCTGAATCCCTCTCACGGTGAACTGAAGTCCCCTCCTGAAGGGACCCCTAAAACGGACAGCCCTGGTAAGAGAGCAGGTGCTGGGGCCGAACATAAGAAGCCGACTGAAGAGAGTAATGCCCACAGTGTTAAAAATACATCAGTTCCTGAGAAAAGTGATGCCACAGAGAAAACAGCTGCTGCAACGTCAACCACTCAACAAAAA GTGGATACCACGGCAGCCCAAGGAGTAGCAGCTTCTACCAGACAGGCAGTGGGCCAGGTAGTGGTCCAGGCTCGGGGACCAGGGAGGCCCAGAGGACGGGGCAGACCACCTACCAAAGGCCTGCCGACGGTTGCAGCACACCCAGCAGTGAGACGGGGGCGACGGGGCCGACCCCCAAAGCTAGGAGGGGGAGTAGCCAGTGTGGAGCAGCAGGCCCAGAGAAGGAAAGCACGGCTGAAAGAG GTGACACACGAGTGTGATAATGAAGAACTGATGGAGACTGTGCTCCCTCGTCTGGCTAAGGTCATGACTGTCTGGGAGTTCCTCTTGATGAAG GTGGAGAAGGGGCGGCAACCCAAAGCCCAGTTCTCGGATGTCTACCGGGAGTTTGAGCAGCTCCACAGCCAGGTGAAGAAGATGGCCCAGGACTATATCAGTAACCCTCAGCAGGGTGTCCACACGGCCTTGGAGGTCCACAATGTAGAT GTTGCCAAATCTCTTGGCATCGTCGATGAGGTGAACCGGTTGAAAGTCCTCAACCCTCCAACGCAGCAGAATGTCACTAACATGGCAACCAAGAATGTCCGCTACATGGAG aaTTCTAAAATGTTACCTCCAACGAAGAGATTTAAAATGGAAAACCGGGTTGGTGTTCAAATCCATCAGAACGGCATTGAGACTTCCAAAATAG AATCCAGTGAGGCCAAAGTAGAGAACACCGCATCAACAAGCATGAAGGACAATTCACCACAAACTCAGGCACCCACCAAGAGCCCCGCGGGCCCTCAAGCCACTCAGGCTGCTATTGTCAAACCACAGGTTGTCTCATCTAACCCAGAGACGAACGTAACACCCATGGAACTGATCCAGGATCACTTATCCAACAGCATGACAGAGTCGATTGAttcagcaggaggagaggagaccatgGAGACAGGTCAGGGTGCGTCTGGTACGGAACCAACCGAGGTCCTGAGCACCAGTGACATGGGCCCTCAAGCCACTCAGACTGCTATTGTCAAACCACAGGTTGTCTCATCTAACCCAGAGACGAACGTAACACCCATGGAACTGATCCAGGATCACTTATCCAACAGCATGACAGAGACTGTTGACTCAGCGGGAGGAGAGGCCATGGAGACTTGTCAGGGTGCGTCTGGTACAGAACcaactgaggtcctgagcaccaCTGACATAGCAGATCAGATGAAAGAGTTAGAGAAGGCCTTGGCCACAGACCCAGTTCCAGTAGATCAGCAGCCCAGGAGTAGTAGCACTCAGCCTCATCAGCCCAACCGTACCCTGGTCCAGCAGAGTGGCCTGACCCAGGCTGTCTCCACCTCCAGTGGAGGCCAGGTAGTGGTTCAGGAGACCCAGGAAGGCCAGGAGATCTACATCCAGACCGAGGGGCTCACCATGCACCTAGCAGAGGGCCAGGAGGGCGACATGGCCTCTGAGCGCATCGTCATCGTCAACGGGCCTGACGGCACCACCATGCACATCCGCGCCCCTGAAGGAGTCCCTCTGGAAGCAGTCCATGCCCTGCTTGGTATTGAGGCTGAGGGGAAAACACAGCAGTGA